A region of Chelonia mydas isolate rCheMyd1 chromosome 7, rCheMyd1.pri.v2, whole genome shotgun sequence DNA encodes the following proteins:
- the SPINDOC gene encoding spindlin interactor and repressor of chromatin-binding protein isoform X1 has translation MEVKAEVPRLEYIAVSLKCEAEEPVPIAACARLCAPLGDLAPGVKLEEADKDPLDRGGAPAEAGPGRAWQQEYLVGDCPGRGGAVCMVCGTFLGTCGPSAAREHVLQHHAHSLGLSPEEKRNILEAWSQGGNLPEGAPPPCTPGQYHGAREPAEIEVLIDPEEQTVTRKRGQPRGRPAPRPDARALEPGQRPRGQRRRQSVGPVEGMALPARERRSKQLSEGQDRGTVSPGTTSPSEEAAPSSAPPEIRLFTDGSFPAGFTLRLYCRPQPASGGREIRKNPSIQEQKSPGDRGKTQALGKRQKQLGKAGTVRRGSGNSVGNCPVSALPSQDLNPGVPRLRRKGYSHHGITRRLRLSPSAVRCTLQSWRARGKAPPAPSPPQAKPFDPAWRADFLMDYDAGAGTMVCMVCEYSLLPIRLGTVMRHIRQCHAETLHLPRGVRRAIREVWETRGPVPAPPQHGALKGE, from the exons ATGGAGGTGAAGGCAGAGGTGCCCCGGCTGGAGTACATCGCCGTCTCGCTGAAGTGCGAGGCAGAGGAACCTGTGCCAATTGCAGCCTGTGCCCGGCTCTGTGCCCCCCTGGGCGACCTCGCCCCTGGGGTCAAGCTGGAGGAGGCTGACAAGGACCCTCTAGACAGAG GGGGAGCACCAGCAGAGGCAGGGCCTGGTAGGGCCTGGCAGCAGGAATACTTAGTGGGAGACTGCCCGGGGCGCGGCGGGGCCGTGTGCATGGTCTGTGGCACCTTCCTGGGCACCTGTGGGCCGAGCGCTGCCCGGGAACACGTTCTGCAGCACCACGCCCACTCATTGGGCCTCAGCCCGGAGGAGAAGCGCAACATTCTGGAGGCCTGGAGCCAGGGGGGCAACCTGCCCGAGGGggcacccccaccctgcaccccag GTCAGTACCATGGGGCCAGGGAACCAGCCGAGATTGAGGTTCTAATTGACCCAGAGGAGCAGACGGTGACCCGGAAACGTGGGCAGCCCAGAGGgcgccctgccccccgcccag ATGCTAGGGCCCTGGAGCCCGGGCAGCGCCCGCGGGGCCAGAGGAGACGACAGAGCGTGGGGCCTGTGGAGGGCATGGCGTTACCAGCCAGGGAGCGAAGGAGCAAACAGCTGAGTGAGGGACAGGACAGGGGCACCGTGAGTCCAG GGACAACGTCCCCCTCGGAGGAGGCTGCCCCCAGCTCAGCACCCCCCGAAATCCGCCTCTTCACTGATGGTTCTTTCCCAGCTGGATTCACGCTCAGGTTGTACTGCAGACCCCAGCCAG cctctggagggagagaaataaGGAAGAATCCAAGCATCCAGGAACAGAAGAGCCCAGGGGACAGGGGCAAAACCCAGGCACTGGGGAAGAGACAGAAGCAGCTGGGCAAAGCAGGAACTGTGAGACGGGGCTCAGGGAACTCAG TTGGCAACTGCCCCGTCTCTGCGCTGCCCAGCCAGGatctgaacccaggtgtcccccGCCTCCGCCGCAAGGGCTACTCTCACCATGGCATCACCCGGCGCCTCCGCCTGAGCCCCAGTGCCGTCCGCTGCACCCTGCAGAGCTGGCGGGCGCGGGGCAAGGCCCCACCagcgccctccccaccccaggccaaGCCCTTTGATCCGGCATGGCGCGCCGACTTCCTGATGGACTACGATGCTGGTGCTGGCACCATGGTGTGCATGGTCTGCGAGTACTCACTGCTGCCTATTCGACTGGGCACCGTCATGCGCCACATCCGCCAGTGCCATGCCGAGACCCTGCACCTGCCTCGGGGTGTGCGCCGGGCCATCCGTGAGGTGTGGGAGACCCGGGGACCcgtccccgctccaccccagcACGGGGCGCTGAAGGGGGAATAG
- the LOC102936766 gene encoding dual specificity protein phosphatase 10 isoform X1: MQGGTKHVAPGTWTRQLKSRACGHALGSPFPMPPSPLEDRLSLLQRPKTLALRLNHSFPADKQLLSPRTRRPPSHPPPKDLTGAAPPYQEPQACLPLPHSHTIDIKLTVGAGQSRARERNLSLQLDLQQGGSRSCVGPELQVLLPQAKLKKRCFKENSRPARGETPSPASSRLSSPGAGTMHPLKGGCRGCWRLMRCDDASPKPGLRSLGCLSCRSSLASLSCSPPSVKKLGCLPCTPSALKSLACLACNPSVKSVSSSCSFCSSDPIVAYDPPAQGSPPSSYDEDDYSVRTIWPEELAKKMSRSHTQQQGAPLILDCRNLVQYTKNQLQGAMHFSVSDAAGRRRLQQGKLAVLDFMASKDPHDSLQRLWPKEQQNGCCATAGETPASPEPPKTLPAQNLHLVLDSLNKEVQGRRGSVAVPPSEPLEEAGGVLEGVDGDPPLTPDLESAELSPILPFLFLGNERDAQDLERMLSLNVGHVLNVTTHLPLYHAQSGHLRYKRLPATDNSRQDLRQYFEEAFEFIEEAHQRGKGVLIHCQAGVSRSATIVIAYLMKHTLMTMSDAYKYVKGKRPIISPNLNFMGQLLEFETDLNAGVTPRILTPKLKLTGVETEV, encoded by the exons GGAGGGACTAAACATGTTGCCCCAGGGACCTGGACTCGCCAGCTAAAGAGCAGAGCGTGTGGGCATGCATTGGG GTCACCCTTCCCAATGCCTCCCTCACCCCTGGAAGACcgcctctccctcctccagcgCCCCAAGACCTTGGCTTTGCGCCTCAATCACAGCTTCCCTGCCGACAAGCAGCTCCTGTCGCCCCGGACGCGGAGACCCCCGAGCCACCCACCCCCTAAGGACCTAACCGGGGCTGCCCCACCCTATCAGGAGCCCCAGGCCTGTCTCCcgctcccccactcccacaccaTCGACATCAAGCTGACGGTGGGGGCCGGGCAGAGCCGGGCGCGCGAGCGcaacctctccctgcagcttgaCCTCCAGCAGGGCGGCAGCAGGTCCTGCGTGGGGCCAGAGCTCCAGGTGCTGCTGCCTCAAGCCAAGCTCAAGAAGCGCTGCTTTAAGGAAAACTCGCGGCCGGCCAGGGGGGAGACCCCGTCACCTGCTTCCTCCCGCCTCTCCAGCCCTGGTGCGGGCACCATGCACCCCTTGAAAGGCGGCTGCCGGGGCTGCTGGCGCTTGATGCGCTGTGACGACGCCAGCCCCAAGCCGGGGCTGCGCTCCCTGGGGTGCCTGTCATGCCGCtccagcctggcctccctcagctgctcccCGCCCTCGGTCAAGAAGCTGGGGTGCTTGCCCTGCACCCCGTCAGCCCTCAAGTCCCTGGCCTGCCTGGCATGCAACCCCTCGGTCAAGTCGgtcagctcctcctgcagcttttGCAGCAGCGACCCCATCGTGGCCTAtgaccccccagcccagggctcacCCCCCTCCAGCTATGACGAGGACGACTACAGCGTGCGAACCATCTGGCCCGAGGAGCTGGCCAAGAAGATGAGCCGTTCCCACACCCAGCAGCAGGGGGCGCCCCTGATCCTGGATTGCCGCAACCTGGTGCAGTACACCAAGAACCAGCTGCAGGGCGCCATGCACTTCAGTGTTTCGGACGCGGCTGGCAGGCGGCGCCTCCAGCAGGGCAAACTGGCCGTGCTGGACTTCATGGCCTCCAAAGACCCCCATGACTCCCTGCAGCGCCTCTGGCCCAAGGAGCAGCAGAACGGCTGCTGTGCCACAGCCGGGGAGACCCCGGCCTCTCCCGAGCCCCCCAAAACCCTGCCCGCCCAGAACCtccacctggtgctggactcacTCAACAAGGAGGTGCAGGGCAGGAGAG GGAGTGTGGCAGTGCCACCGTCAGAGCCGCTGGAGGAAGCTGGGGGGGTCCTGGAGGGGGTGGACGGGgacccacccctcacccccgaccTGGAGAGCGCCGAGCTGAGTCCCATCCTGCCCTTCCTGTTCCTGGGCAACGAGCGCGACGCGCAGGACCTGGAGCGGATGCTGAGTCTCAACGTGGGCCACGTGCTGAACGTCACCACCCACCTGCCCCTCTACCACGCACAGAGCGGGCACCTGCGCTACAAGCGCCTGCCTGCCACGGACAACAGCCGCCAGGACCTGCGCCAGTACTTCGAGGAGGCCTTTGAGTTCATCG aggaGGCACACCAGCGGGGGAAGGGCGTGCTGATCCACTGCCAGGCGGGCGTCTCACGCTCAGCCACCATTGTCATCGCCTACCTGATGAAGCACACGCTGATGACCATGAGCGACGCCTACAAGTACGTCAAAGGCAAACGCCCCATCATCTCGCCTAACCTCAACTTCATGGGGCAGCTGCTGGAGTTCGAGACGGATCTCAACGCAGGGGTCACGCCCCGCATCCTCACCCCCAAACTCAAGCTCACTGGGGTGGAGACCGAGGTGTAA
- the LOC102936766 gene encoding dual specificity protein phosphatase 10 isoform X2, whose amino-acid sequence MPPSPLEDRLSLLQRPKTLALRLNHSFPADKQLLSPRTRRPPSHPPPKDLTGAAPPYQEPQACLPLPHSHTIDIKLTVGAGQSRARERNLSLQLDLQQGGSRSCVGPELQVLLPQAKLKKRCFKENSRPARGETPSPASSRLSSPGAGTMHPLKGGCRGCWRLMRCDDASPKPGLRSLGCLSCRSSLASLSCSPPSVKKLGCLPCTPSALKSLACLACNPSVKSVSSSCSFCSSDPIVAYDPPAQGSPPSSYDEDDYSVRTIWPEELAKKMSRSHTQQQGAPLILDCRNLVQYTKNQLQGAMHFSVSDAAGRRRLQQGKLAVLDFMASKDPHDSLQRLWPKEQQNGCCATAGETPASPEPPKTLPAQNLHLVLDSLNKEVQGRRGSVAVPPSEPLEEAGGVLEGVDGDPPLTPDLESAELSPILPFLFLGNERDAQDLERMLSLNVGHVLNVTTHLPLYHAQSGHLRYKRLPATDNSRQDLRQYFEEAFEFIEEAHQRGKGVLIHCQAGVSRSATIVIAYLMKHTLMTMSDAYKYVKGKRPIISPNLNFMGQLLEFETDLNAGVTPRILTPKLKLTGVETEV is encoded by the exons ATGCCTCCCTCACCCCTGGAAGACcgcctctccctcctccagcgCCCCAAGACCTTGGCTTTGCGCCTCAATCACAGCTTCCCTGCCGACAAGCAGCTCCTGTCGCCCCGGACGCGGAGACCCCCGAGCCACCCACCCCCTAAGGACCTAACCGGGGCTGCCCCACCCTATCAGGAGCCCCAGGCCTGTCTCCcgctcccccactcccacaccaTCGACATCAAGCTGACGGTGGGGGCCGGGCAGAGCCGGGCGCGCGAGCGcaacctctccctgcagcttgaCCTCCAGCAGGGCGGCAGCAGGTCCTGCGTGGGGCCAGAGCTCCAGGTGCTGCTGCCTCAAGCCAAGCTCAAGAAGCGCTGCTTTAAGGAAAACTCGCGGCCGGCCAGGGGGGAGACCCCGTCACCTGCTTCCTCCCGCCTCTCCAGCCCTGGTGCGGGCACCATGCACCCCTTGAAAGGCGGCTGCCGGGGCTGCTGGCGCTTGATGCGCTGTGACGACGCCAGCCCCAAGCCGGGGCTGCGCTCCCTGGGGTGCCTGTCATGCCGCtccagcctggcctccctcagctgctcccCGCCCTCGGTCAAGAAGCTGGGGTGCTTGCCCTGCACCCCGTCAGCCCTCAAGTCCCTGGCCTGCCTGGCATGCAACCCCTCGGTCAAGTCGgtcagctcctcctgcagcttttGCAGCAGCGACCCCATCGTGGCCTAtgaccccccagcccagggctcacCCCCCTCCAGCTATGACGAGGACGACTACAGCGTGCGAACCATCTGGCCCGAGGAGCTGGCCAAGAAGATGAGCCGTTCCCACACCCAGCAGCAGGGGGCGCCCCTGATCCTGGATTGCCGCAACCTGGTGCAGTACACCAAGAACCAGCTGCAGGGCGCCATGCACTTCAGTGTTTCGGACGCGGCTGGCAGGCGGCGCCTCCAGCAGGGCAAACTGGCCGTGCTGGACTTCATGGCCTCCAAAGACCCCCATGACTCCCTGCAGCGCCTCTGGCCCAAGGAGCAGCAGAACGGCTGCTGTGCCACAGCCGGGGAGACCCCGGCCTCTCCCGAGCCCCCCAAAACCCTGCCCGCCCAGAACCtccacctggtgctggactcacTCAACAAGGAGGTGCAGGGCAGGAGAG GGAGTGTGGCAGTGCCACCGTCAGAGCCGCTGGAGGAAGCTGGGGGGGTCCTGGAGGGGGTGGACGGGgacccacccctcacccccgaccTGGAGAGCGCCGAGCTGAGTCCCATCCTGCCCTTCCTGTTCCTGGGCAACGAGCGCGACGCGCAGGACCTGGAGCGGATGCTGAGTCTCAACGTGGGCCACGTGCTGAACGTCACCACCCACCTGCCCCTCTACCACGCACAGAGCGGGCACCTGCGCTACAAGCGCCTGCCTGCCACGGACAACAGCCGCCAGGACCTGCGCCAGTACTTCGAGGAGGCCTTTGAGTTCATCG aggaGGCACACCAGCGGGGGAAGGGCGTGCTGATCCACTGCCAGGCGGGCGTCTCACGCTCAGCCACCATTGTCATCGCCTACCTGATGAAGCACACGCTGATGACCATGAGCGACGCCTACAAGTACGTCAAAGGCAAACGCCCCATCATCTCGCCTAACCTCAACTTCATGGGGCAGCTGCTGGAGTTCGAGACGGATCTCAACGCAGGGGTCACGCCCCGCATCCTCACCCCCAAACTCAAGCTCACTGGGGTGGAGACCGAGGTGTAA
- the SPINDOC gene encoding spindlin interactor and repressor of chromatin-binding protein isoform X2, which translates to MEVKAEVPRLEYIAVSLKCEAEEPVPIAACARLCAPLGDLAPGVKLEEADKDPLDRGQYHGAREPAEIEVLIDPEEQTVTRKRGQPRGRPAPRPDARALEPGQRPRGQRRRQSVGPVEGMALPARERRSKQLSEGQDRGTVSPGTTSPSEEAAPSSAPPEIRLFTDGSFPAGFTLRLYCRPQPASGGREIRKNPSIQEQKSPGDRGKTQALGKRQKQLGKAGTVRRGSGNSVGNCPVSALPSQDLNPGVPRLRRKGYSHHGITRRLRLSPSAVRCTLQSWRARGKAPPAPSPPQAKPFDPAWRADFLMDYDAGAGTMVCMVCEYSLLPIRLGTVMRHIRQCHAETLHLPRGVRRAIREVWETRGPVPAPPQHGALKGE; encoded by the exons ATGGAGGTGAAGGCAGAGGTGCCCCGGCTGGAGTACATCGCCGTCTCGCTGAAGTGCGAGGCAGAGGAACCTGTGCCAATTGCAGCCTGTGCCCGGCTCTGTGCCCCCCTGGGCGACCTCGCCCCTGGGGTCAAGCTGGAGGAGGCTGACAAGGACCCTCTAGACAGAG GTCAGTACCATGGGGCCAGGGAACCAGCCGAGATTGAGGTTCTAATTGACCCAGAGGAGCAGACGGTGACCCGGAAACGTGGGCAGCCCAGAGGgcgccctgccccccgcccag ATGCTAGGGCCCTGGAGCCCGGGCAGCGCCCGCGGGGCCAGAGGAGACGACAGAGCGTGGGGCCTGTGGAGGGCATGGCGTTACCAGCCAGGGAGCGAAGGAGCAAACAGCTGAGTGAGGGACAGGACAGGGGCACCGTGAGTCCAG GGACAACGTCCCCCTCGGAGGAGGCTGCCCCCAGCTCAGCACCCCCCGAAATCCGCCTCTTCACTGATGGTTCTTTCCCAGCTGGATTCACGCTCAGGTTGTACTGCAGACCCCAGCCAG cctctggagggagagaaataaGGAAGAATCCAAGCATCCAGGAACAGAAGAGCCCAGGGGACAGGGGCAAAACCCAGGCACTGGGGAAGAGACAGAAGCAGCTGGGCAAAGCAGGAACTGTGAGACGGGGCTCAGGGAACTCAG TTGGCAACTGCCCCGTCTCTGCGCTGCCCAGCCAGGatctgaacccaggtgtcccccGCCTCCGCCGCAAGGGCTACTCTCACCATGGCATCACCCGGCGCCTCCGCCTGAGCCCCAGTGCCGTCCGCTGCACCCTGCAGAGCTGGCGGGCGCGGGGCAAGGCCCCACCagcgccctccccaccccaggccaaGCCCTTTGATCCGGCATGGCGCGCCGACTTCCTGATGGACTACGATGCTGGTGCTGGCACCATGGTGTGCATGGTCTGCGAGTACTCACTGCTGCCTATTCGACTGGGCACCGTCATGCGCCACATCCGCCAGTGCCATGCCGAGACCCTGCACCTGCCTCGGGGTGTGCGCCGGGCCATCCGTGAGGTGTGGGAGACCCGGGGACCcgtccccgctccaccccagcACGGGGCGCTGAAGGGGGAATAG